One stretch of Alcaligenes aquatilis DNA includes these proteins:
- a CDS encoding DUF1799 domain-containing protein, whose amino-acid sequence MWPENEAVVEAFLHLSSCWTVVAPPMGDLLYFGLPSTEIESTLRLLGFPRRKRAQVFRYLKDMERAALSVFYE is encoded by the coding sequence GTGTGGCCTGAAAACGAAGCAGTTGTTGAGGCTTTCCTTCACTTGTCTAGCTGTTGGACCGTAGTAGCCCCCCCGATGGGGGATCTTCTCTACTTCGGTCTGCCTTCCACAGAAATTGAATCGACTTTACGTCTTTTGGGGTTTCCTAGACGCAAGCGTGCCCAAGTGTTTCGATATCTCAAAGATATGGAACGAGCGGCCCTATCTGTTTTTTATGAGTAG
- a CDS encoding SOS response-associated peptidase family protein, which produces MEKCMCGRIRQAREPVDYIESMNWNPHDLGKLTDGLKYNVPPGTRPLVMHQLGDGSDQMDRLFWGYKPEWYKRRPVSNARLDTILKKSPIWRGILDKHVLVPAEDWFGWIGETGD; this is translated from the coding sequence ATGGAGAAATGCATGTGTGGACGAATCAGACAGGCCCGAGAACCAGTTGACTATATAGAGTCAATGAACTGGAACCCGCATGACCTTGGAAAGCTGACAGACGGTCTGAAATACAACGTTCCGCCTGGTACCCGCCCCCTTGTCATGCACCAGCTCGGTGATGGCAGCGATCAGATGGATAGGCTGTTCTGGGGCTACAAGCCAGAGTGGTACAAACGGCGTCCGGTGTCCAACGCCAGACTCGACACAATCTTGAAGAAGTCGCCCATATGGCGCGGCATACTCGACAAGCACGTGCTTGTTCCAGCAGAAGATTGGTTTGGGTGGATAGGAGAAACAGGCGACTGA
- a CDS encoding tyrosine-type recombinase/integrase, translating into MDELDAIWFDHHDKKLRAAGETYKRIKAAITELKNPIASEFNAQVFAAFRSQRLDTGISLNTVNHEHAYMRAMFNELIRLAVWKRDNPLKDLRQFKVQENELSYLTNEQIAVLLVELKKSTNPHVDLVSRICLATGARWSEAEKLQPQQVRQRLIQFARTKTGKARAVPISQGMQDEIFTDHAEHRNIGAIFAGCTGAFKEALERGSIQLPMGQLTHVLRHTFASHFMINGGNILALQRILGHQDLKTTMRYAHLAPDHLDSARQLNPLVFCPCVGD; encoded by the coding sequence ATGGATGAATTAGATGCCATCTGGTTTGATCATCATGACAAAAAGCTTCGCGCAGCCGGAGAGACCTACAAGCGGATTAAAGCCGCCATCACTGAGCTGAAAAATCCTATTGCTAGCGAATTCAATGCACAGGTCTTCGCGGCTTTCCGTAGCCAGCGCCTGGATACTGGTATTTCCCTGAACACCGTGAATCACGAGCATGCATACATGCGAGCCATGTTCAATGAGCTGATCCGGCTCGCTGTCTGGAAACGAGACAATCCGCTGAAAGATTTGCGCCAGTTCAAGGTGCAGGAAAATGAGCTGTCCTATCTGACCAACGAACAGATCGCTGTCTTACTGGTAGAGCTTAAGAAGTCGACCAACCCACATGTGGATCTGGTGTCACGAATTTGTCTTGCTACGGGTGCCCGTTGGAGCGAAGCAGAAAAACTACAACCACAGCAGGTACGACAGCGACTGATCCAGTTCGCCCGAACCAAGACTGGCAAGGCCAGAGCAGTGCCAATCAGCCAGGGAATGCAGGACGAGATTTTCACTGATCATGCCGAACATAGAAACATTGGAGCAATTTTCGCTGGCTGTACAGGTGCATTCAAAGAAGCCCTTGAGCGCGGAAGCATTCAATTACCGATGGGTCAGCTTACCCATGTATTGCGTCACACCTTTGCCAGCCATTTCATGATAAATGGTGGCAATATTTTGGCATTGCAACGTATTCTGGGACATCAGGATTTGAAGACGACCATGCGGTATGCGCATCTCGCTCCTGATCATTTAGACTCTGCTCGACAGCTCAACCCGCTCGTGTTTTGCCCCTGCGTTGGCGACTGA
- a CDS encoding DUF1833 family protein, whose product MTITKEFRRNRQRVTDPDGVVVLVEITHSSFSAPFRLANDTKAWVSRGVTYVGYPFQFTLPDSGEGESPKMALEMANTGGDILRELESIREPGEEVWCNIIMIDRSMPDIHAMKLSLPISVVAVDSSSISAKPSMNSILNRSAVTLRYDKRTAPGIF is encoded by the coding sequence ATGACTATCACTAAAGAGTTTCGCCGCAACCGGCAAAGAGTGACAGACCCAGATGGCGTGGTGGTGCTAGTAGAAATCACGCATTCGTCTTTTTCTGCGCCGTTCCGGCTGGCTAACGACACCAAGGCCTGGGTCAGCCGAGGCGTCACGTATGTTGGATACCCGTTCCAGTTCACGCTTCCCGATTCGGGCGAAGGCGAGAGCCCCAAGATGGCGCTTGAAATGGCTAACACAGGCGGCGATATTCTGCGCGAACTGGAGTCCATCCGAGAGCCTGGTGAGGAAGTGTGGTGCAACATCATCATGATTGACCGCTCTATGCCGGATATTCATGCCATGAAATTGAGCCTTCCCATTTCCGTGGTGGCCGTGGATAGCTCAAGCATTTCGGCCAAGCCGTCCATGAATTCGATTTTGAACCGTTCGGCGGTCACGCTGCGATACGACAAGCGTACAGCACCGGGGATTTTTTAA
- a CDS encoding lysozyme, translating into MNKLIEFITGLLALFFRPQKEEQATLEPEKASPTGMSSDGLAILQYFESCRLEAYWDADGKVWTIGWGDTGPDVVKGLRITQAEADERLQRRLAREFVPGVLNALTRPASQAQLDAMVDLSYNIGVSAFQGSTLVRLFNAGDQAGAAEQFLRWNRSGSKVLLGLRRRRAADRMRFQGSSGKEAIRVGAAIV; encoded by the coding sequence GTGAACAAGCTGATCGAATTTATCACGGGCCTGCTGGCTCTTTTTTTTCGGCCGCAGAAAGAGGAGCAGGCCACATTAGAGCCAGAGAAGGCTTCGCCTACGGGCATGTCCTCTGACGGCTTGGCCATCCTGCAGTATTTCGAGAGCTGCCGGTTGGAAGCCTACTGGGATGCTGACGGCAAAGTGTGGACCATCGGGTGGGGCGACACTGGGCCAGATGTGGTGAAAGGCCTGCGTATCACCCAGGCTGAGGCCGATGAGCGATTGCAGCGTCGGCTGGCCCGCGAGTTTGTGCCTGGGGTGTTAAACGCGCTGACGCGCCCAGCTAGCCAAGCCCAGCTCGATGCCATGGTGGATCTGTCCTACAACATCGGCGTGTCCGCATTTCAAGGCTCTACGCTGGTGCGTCTTTTCAATGCTGGCGATCAGGCCGGCGCTGCTGAGCAGTTCCTGCGCTGGAACCGATCGGGCAGCAAGGTGCTGCTGGGCCTGCGCCGTCGGCGTGCTGCGGACCGAATGCGCTTCCAAGGCTCGTCTGGCAAAGAGGCCATAAGGGTAGGAGCCGCCATTGTTTAA
- a CDS encoding deoxycytidylate deaminase: protein MKLTIDSKPMNKWDTRFCELAKFVSDWSKDPNAKVGAVIFSKRGGDVSVGYNGFPMGVEDSAERLQDQDMKLELVVHAEQNALIAAGSRTAGATLYVWGKPVCARCAGSIIQAGIKRVVAPNPESVPKDSKWHETGKVSELIFLEAGVEVDFYSIQEG from the coding sequence ATGAAACTAACGATTGACTCAAAACCAATGAATAAATGGGATACCAGATTTTGTGAGCTAGCGAAATTTGTTTCCGATTGGTCTAAAGATCCAAACGCAAAAGTAGGGGCAGTAATTTTCTCCAAAAGAGGCGGTGATGTTTCTGTTGGATATAACGGTTTTCCGATGGGCGTCGAAGATTCAGCAGAACGGCTGCAAGACCAAGACATGAAGCTTGAGTTGGTGGTACATGCAGAGCAAAATGCTTTAATTGCTGCAGGATCTCGTACAGCTGGTGCAACTCTTTACGTCTGGGGTAAACCGGTGTGTGCACGCTGTGCAGGCTCAATAATTCAGGCGGGAATCAAGCGAGTAGTCGCACCCAATCCAGAATCCGTACCCAAAGATTCCAAATGGCATGAAACCGGGAAAGTTTCCGAGCTAATATTTCTCGAGGCCGGGGTCGAAGTAGATTTCTACTCTATCCAAGAGGGCTAA
- a CDS encoding phage tail tape measure protein, translating into MTDRVIGVTLKGNASQLQQTFATGSMAASNFGAVVEKAMGQAKAANRDYSSSAKGAVSALEEVRGMVKGVAAGLSIMKLIDTADEWGQYASRVQMATRTAEEFGHAQERLAKSAAVTYRSLAETREGFINMSPPLRELGLSLDQSIDAIDTFSGLLVTNSASTEKGKSAIGALSTAMQKGKLEADGWGTILSTMPSIVDLLAQSMGRSAAEIRRLGAEGKLTAKDLAKALVEGNAEVIKQVELMPTTVRDAFGRLTTVATEFLGKNNEASGATATLAAGIDLLAQNFELLAAAVGIVSAVYASRFVGAQALAAQKLWATAGAATAQTRATLALSAAISGSSRAAVIGYGAMATAARTASAAMALAGGLPGLVTLALVAGTVAWMNWGSAADRATQSINAAKRPLKELEEEFSKLNATQQRGMVLSLEKELEDQEGKVKESMASIRKEIQTLFLQGGMVGAGAPIEEFAASFNEIMRSSANAAEKSDLLASALERLRGSVPDKVVKALQEMIQRLAESGENVDDLKVKLASLIDRAKDLSAVSDAFKGMAEADFSKLISGLTESLDVIGMSAQQAEVYKAKLRGASDEQAALAGFVAGMADAAKKLEKATADQDAKAVQGARNLLSELAAQEIQLRVNSAYAAEYKALLALGVSEGVASQGADTAGELAGLKAQEEVLKRIKTVQDNIAANTKPTKKSAGSKKQDEDERLLKQMRERLALLGKETEYEKLLANISSGAVKFRKGPSEEEAKRLAKQLDDEQRQIDLEKTLKSLREEQSVTQREFMRELDAFGKGDWANGVIEALSSVEERYRQIIRDRQNSPHGLSQDELKAIQESLHEELVMVRDHYAQLKELQGDWSLGASSALQNYADQAANLFDSVGNLATSMFKGMEDALASFVTTGKLDFKSLADSIIQDMIRIAIQQSITGPLASAFGNLFNPLSGVSAGENFSMGSLGGSGGFTPTSPLMPLSSGGYTGDGGRYEPAGIVHKGEGVLNQDEIRALGGESGFNELRRALRGPGHALGGMAGSPSLPLRPKQPAQGGDLQVVINNYGGNKVEAKEETSRGPDGQVLRRLMINVLNEQLGSPTTSTGRVMASTWKVKART; encoded by the coding sequence ATGACAGATCGAGTAATTGGCGTAACGCTCAAGGGTAACGCCTCCCAGCTTCAGCAAACCTTCGCCACCGGCTCCATGGCGGCCAGCAATTTTGGTGCTGTTGTTGAAAAGGCTATGGGGCAGGCTAAAGCCGCCAACCGTGACTATTCGTCCTCTGCTAAAGGTGCGGTCAGCGCCCTGGAGGAGGTGCGAGGTATGGTCAAGGGCGTAGCGGCTGGCCTCTCGATCATGAAGCTGATTGATACAGCTGACGAATGGGGGCAGTACGCGAGTCGAGTGCAAATGGCCACGCGTACCGCAGAAGAGTTTGGTCACGCCCAGGAGCGGTTGGCAAAGTCCGCTGCTGTCACGTACCGGTCGCTCGCTGAAACCCGTGAGGGCTTTATCAATATGTCTCCTCCCTTGCGGGAGTTGGGGCTGTCGCTTGACCAGTCGATTGATGCAATCGATACCTTCTCCGGCCTGCTGGTGACGAACTCGGCCAGTACGGAGAAGGGTAAGTCCGCGATTGGTGCGCTTTCCACTGCGATGCAGAAGGGAAAGCTGGAAGCTGACGGTTGGGGCACGATTCTGAGCACAATGCCCTCGATTGTGGATCTGCTGGCGCAGTCCATGGGGCGCAGCGCGGCTGAGATTCGTCGCCTGGGGGCAGAGGGAAAGCTGACCGCCAAGGATTTGGCAAAGGCGCTGGTCGAAGGGAATGCTGAGGTTATCAAGCAAGTTGAGCTGATGCCAACGACTGTACGGGACGCGTTTGGGCGTCTGACTACCGTCGCAACGGAGTTCCTTGGCAAAAATAACGAGGCCTCGGGCGCTACAGCAACTCTTGCTGCTGGTATCGATCTTTTAGCCCAGAACTTTGAGCTGCTTGCCGCTGCAGTTGGGATAGTTTCTGCAGTTTATGCCTCTCGGTTTGTGGGGGCGCAGGCGCTCGCTGCTCAGAAGTTGTGGGCGACTGCAGGAGCAGCAACAGCTCAGACGCGTGCCACACTAGCTCTATCGGCAGCCATTTCGGGATCCAGCCGAGCTGCCGTGATTGGCTATGGCGCCATGGCTACTGCGGCTCGCACAGCCAGCGCTGCTATGGCATTGGCTGGCGGTCTTCCTGGCTTGGTAACGCTGGCCTTGGTTGCTGGCACAGTGGCTTGGATGAACTGGGGGAGTGCGGCCGATAGGGCGACCCAATCGATTAATGCTGCTAAGCGCCCACTCAAAGAGCTAGAAGAGGAGTTTTCAAAACTAAACGCTACACAGCAGCGTGGGATGGTTCTGTCTCTCGAGAAGGAGTTGGAGGATCAAGAGGGCAAGGTTAAAGAGTCGATGGCGTCGATTCGCAAGGAAATCCAGACCCTTTTCCTGCAGGGGGGCATGGTTGGAGCAGGTGCTCCCATTGAGGAGTTTGCGGCTTCATTCAATGAGATCATGCGCTCTTCGGCAAATGCGGCTGAAAAATCCGATCTTCTTGCGAGCGCGCTAGAGCGCCTTCGGGGCTCAGTCCCAGATAAGGTCGTCAAGGCGCTTCAGGAGATGATCCAGAGGCTGGCAGAGTCCGGAGAGAATGTCGACGATCTGAAGGTGAAATTGGCTAGTCTTATCGACAGGGCCAAAGATCTCTCGGCAGTGTCCGATGCCTTTAAGGGGATGGCAGAGGCTGATTTCAGCAAGCTTATTTCCGGCTTAACTGAGTCGCTTGATGTTATTGGCATGAGTGCGCAGCAGGCTGAGGTGTACAAAGCGAAGCTCCGTGGCGCCTCTGATGAGCAGGCCGCTCTAGCAGGCTTTGTGGCCGGAATGGCAGACGCAGCCAAGAAGCTTGAAAAGGCGACGGCAGATCAAGATGCGAAAGCTGTTCAGGGAGCTCGCAATCTGCTTTCAGAACTGGCTGCTCAAGAGATTCAGTTGCGTGTGAATTCTGCGTACGCGGCAGAGTACAAAGCGCTATTGGCGCTCGGTGTATCGGAGGGAGTAGCGAGTCAAGGGGCCGATACAGCAGGGGAGTTGGCAGGCCTCAAGGCACAAGAGGAAGTGCTGAAACGGATCAAGACCGTTCAGGACAATATTGCAGCAAACACAAAGCCGACGAAAAAGAGTGCGGGCTCAAAAAAGCAAGATGAAGACGAGCGCTTGCTTAAGCAAATGAGGGAACGCCTGGCGCTGCTAGGGAAAGAGACCGAGTACGAGAAGCTACTGGCAAATATTTCTTCCGGGGCGGTCAAGTTTCGCAAGGGGCCTTCGGAGGAAGAGGCCAAGAGGCTTGCCAAGCAGCTTGACGATGAGCAGCGCCAAATTGATTTGGAGAAAACGCTTAAGTCGCTTCGAGAGGAGCAAAGCGTCACGCAGCGTGAGTTTATGCGTGAGCTGGATGCTTTTGGGAAAGGAGACTGGGCAAACGGCGTCATCGAGGCGCTTTCTTCTGTAGAGGAGCGATATCGGCAGATCATTCGTGATCGGCAAAATTCCCCACATGGCTTAAGCCAGGATGAACTGAAGGCGATTCAAGAGTCGCTGCATGAGGAACTGGTCATGGTGCGCGATCACTATGCTCAGTTGAAGGAATTGCAGGGTGATTGGTCGCTGGGTGCAAGTAGTGCGCTGCAAAACTATGCAGATCAGGCGGCAAATCTCTTTGACTCTGTCGGAAATCTGGCAACGAGTATGTTCAAAGGCATGGAGGATGCTCTTGCCAGCTTTGTGACTACCGGCAAGCTGGACTTCAAGTCATTGGCAGATTCTATTATCCAAGACATGATCCGCATCGCAATACAGCAATCGATCACTGGGCCGTTGGCGTCGGCGTTTGGAAATCTATTCAATCCTTTGAGTGGTGTTAGTGCAGGGGAGAACTTTTCGATGGGCAGCCTTGGCGGCAGTGGTGGATTTACACCAACAAGCCCGTTGATGCCTCTGTCTTCTGGCGGCTATACCGGCGATGGTGGCAGATATGAACCTGCCGGCATTGTTCATAAAGGCGAGGGCGTGTTGAATCAGGATGAAATCCGTGCTCTTGGCGGTGAGTCCGGGTTTAATGAGTTGCGCCGTGCATTGCGTGGGCCAGGGCACGCACTTGGTGGAATGGCTGGATCTCCATCGTTGCCTTTAAGACCCAAACAGCCCGCGCAGGGTGGGGATCTGCAAGTAGTCATTAACAACTACGGTGGCAATAAAGTGGAAGCGAAGGAAGAAACAAGTCGTGGCCCAGATGGCCAGGTCCTTCGTCGGTTAATGATAAACGTCTTGAATGAGCAATTGGGGAGTCCTACGACGAGCACAGGGAGGGTTATGGCCAGCACCTGGAAGGTCAAGGCACGCACATGA
- a CDS encoding phage tail assembly chaperone: protein MSFKIAQRPVVGYPVSISVYDEKGKTQKLEFIAQYKRSKRPELQDLIAAARNLARKNAGLEPLAEEGGKPKEWPYTSNEGFFQAHVCGWVGVKGEDGKDLAFSHEALEGLLAEYPEFHQPLFDGFFSAHIGARAKN from the coding sequence ATGAGTTTCAAAATCGCCCAGCGTCCTGTGGTGGGTTACCCCGTGTCCATCTCTGTCTATGACGAGAAAGGCAAAACGCAAAAGCTGGAATTTATCGCGCAGTACAAGCGCTCGAAACGGCCTGAGCTGCAAGACCTTATTGCGGCTGCCCGTAACTTGGCACGAAAGAATGCCGGTCTGGAGCCTCTGGCTGAAGAGGGCGGCAAGCCAAAAGAATGGCCGTATACCTCCAATGAGGGCTTCTTTCAAGCTCATGTGTGCGGCTGGGTTGGCGTCAAAGGTGAGGACGGCAAAGACTTGGCGTTTTCGCACGAAGCATTGGAAGGGCTGCTCGCTGAGTATCCCGAGTTCCATCAGCCTTTGTTTGACGGCTTTTTTAGCGCTCACATCGGGGCCCGCGCAAAAAACTGA
- a CDS encoding peptidoglycan endopeptidase codes for MAESYDCADLAVEVARELFAREVALPAVRPRPQGQRGQGVAIRAMADELAFEVAEPVDGDLVLMQSAGQELPGHIGTYFFVNYQPHVLHTSVALGQASLHKLTALPAFSLRVVGFYRWKNRNEQN; via the coding sequence ATGGCCGAGAGCTACGACTGCGCTGATCTGGCGGTAGAGGTAGCGCGGGAGCTGTTTGCGCGTGAAGTTGCGTTACCTGCTGTCAGGCCCCGTCCGCAAGGGCAGCGCGGTCAGGGGGTAGCAATCCGGGCCATGGCCGATGAATTGGCTTTTGAGGTTGCCGAACCCGTCGATGGTGACTTGGTGCTGATGCAAAGCGCAGGGCAAGAGTTGCCGGGTCATATCGGCACTTACTTTTTTGTGAACTACCAGCCGCATGTGCTGCACACATCGGTCGCACTAGGGCAGGCCAGTCTACATAAGTTAACGGCGCTACCTGCCTTTAGTTTGCGGGTCGTTGGGTTTTATCGCTGGAAGAATCGAAATGAGCAGAATTGA
- a CDS encoding tetratricopeptide repeat protein, which produces MSRLLAICIFLCGTAVAQATETSIFASKDDLQAFKALQQSKLESQKELQAKDIEAIRQQIIAIDKRVDNQLELQQSKLESQKELQAKDIEAIRQQITAVDKRVDDQLAQLGQSVNQFGISIALLSAVITVLLVWGGFLGYRNAKSEAKDAAKDAAEAVAEASAKAWFDEQAEELRKEIESIKQKATQLQTEMDEHAQEVEARAADVTKAINTAQESISKNGPQTPFDLTDSTKVLAQSGSEQKISNEDSYSFDDWCTRARAAYTAGDLEDAAYFWLKAASVADDEAAMVTYDDVVRRFGDATEPALRELVTKAMVYKGIRQGRLNQSEAAIATYDDVVRRFGDATEPALRELVAKAMVNKGVRQERLSQSEAAIATYDDVVRRFGDAAEPALHEVVATAMVNKGVTQGEQNQSEAEIATYDDVVRRFGDAAEPALRKQVAKAMVYKGIRQGRLNQSEAEIATYDDMVRRFGDATEPALRELVAKAMVNKGVRQGRLNQNEAAIATYDDVVRRFGDAAEPALHELVAKAMVNKGATQGKQNQSEAAIATYDDVVRRFGDAAEPALREVVAKAMVNKGVTQGKQNQSEAEIATYDDVVRRFGDAAEPALREQAAKAMVNKGVTQGEQNQSEAEIATYDDVVRRFGDAAEPALRKQVAKAMVYKGVTQGEQNQSEAAMATYDDVVRRFGDAAEPALRELVAKAMFYKGVTQGEQNQSEAAIATYDDVVRRFGDAAEPALRELVAKAMVNKGVTQGEQNQSEAAIATYDDVVRRFGHATEPVLRKQVAKAKVNKGSIQALLNL; this is translated from the coding sequence ATGAGCAGGCTGCTGGCCATTTGCATTTTTTTGTGCGGCACAGCTGTAGCGCAAGCGACTGAGACTTCGATATTTGCCTCGAAAGACGATTTGCAGGCTTTCAAGGCGTTGCAGCAAAGCAAGTTGGAGTCACAAAAGGAGCTTCAAGCCAAAGATATTGAAGCTATCCGTCAACAGATCATTGCCATTGACAAGCGTGTAGATAACCAGTTGGAATTGCAGCAAAGTAAGTTGGAGTCACAAAAGGAGCTTCAAGCCAAAGATATTGAGGCCATCCGTCAACAGATCACAGCCGTTGACAAGCGTGTAGATGACCAGTTGGCACAGTTGGGGCAAAGTGTTAACCAGTTTGGCATCTCGATCGCTTTGCTAAGCGCCGTCATCACTGTATTGCTGGTTTGGGGTGGATTTCTCGGGTATCGCAATGCTAAGTCGGAAGCCAAGGACGCGGCCAAGGATGCGGCGGAGGCTGTTGCAGAAGCTAGCGCAAAAGCGTGGTTTGACGAACAGGCAGAGGAGTTGAGAAAAGAAATTGAATCAATCAAGCAGAAAGCCACCCAGTTGCAGACGGAAATGGATGAGCATGCGCAAGAGGTTGAAGCGCGCGCTGCTGATGTCACAAAAGCCATCAACACTGCACAAGAATCAATTAGCAAAAACGGGCCCCAAACTCCATTTGATCTGACCGACTCAACAAAAGTGCTTGCTCAGAGCGGCAGTGAGCAGAAAATTTCTAACGAAGACAGCTACTCTTTCGATGATTGGTGCACTCGCGCCCGCGCAGCGTACACCGCTGGAGACTTAGAGGACGCTGCCTATTTTTGGCTCAAAGCTGCAAGCGTTGCCGATGACGAAGCCGCTATGGTCACCTACGATGATGTGGTGCGCCGCTTTGGTGATGCTACCGAGCCTGCGCTGCGCGAGCTGGTCACCAAGGCCATGGTCTACAAGGGCATCAGGCAGGGAAGACTGAACCAGAGTGAAGCGGCTATAGCCACCTACGATGATGTGGTGCGCCGTTTTGGTGATGCTACCGAGCCTGCGCTGCGTGAGCTGGTCGCCAAGGCTATGGTCAACAAGGGCGTCAGGCAGGAACGACTGAGCCAGAGTGAAGCGGCTATAGCCACCTACGATGATGTGGTGCGCCGCTTTGGTGATGCTGCCGAGCCTGCGCTGCACGAGGTGGTCGCCACGGCCATGGTCAACAAGGGCGTCACTCAAGGCGAACAGAACCAGAGTGAAGCTGAAATAGCCACTTACGATGATGTGGTGCGCCGCTTTGGTGATGCTGCCGAGCCTGCGCTGCGCAAGCAGGTCGCCAAGGCCATGGTCTACAAGGGTATCAGGCAGGGAAGACTGAACCAGAGTGAAGCTGAAATAGCCACCTACGATGATATGGTGCGCCGCTTTGGTGATGCTACTGAGCCTGCGCTGCGCGAGCTGGTCGCCAAGGCCATGGTCAACAAGGGCGTCAGGCAGGGACGACTGAACCAGAATGAAGCGGCTATAGCCACTTACGATGATGTGGTGCGCCGCTTTGGTGATGCTGCCGAGCCTGCGCTGCACGAGCTGGTCGCCAAGGCCATGGTCAACAAGGGCGCCACTCAAGGCAAACAGAACCAGAGTGAAGCAGCTATAGCCACCTACGATGATGTGGTGCGCCGCTTTGGTGATGCTGCCGAGCCTGCGCTGCGCGAGGTGGTCGCCAAGGCCATGGTCAACAAGGGCGTCACTCAAGGCAAACAGAACCAGAGTGAAGCTGAAATAGCCACCTACGATGATGTGGTGCGCCGCTTTGGTGATGCTGCCGAGCCTGCGCTGCGCGAGCAGGCCGCCAAGGCCATGGTCAACAAGGGCGTCACTCAAGGCGAACAGAACCAGAGTGAAGCTGAAATAGCCACCTACGATGATGTGGTGCGCCGCTTTGGTGATGCTGCCGAGCCTGCGCTGCGCAAGCAGGTCGCCAAGGCTATGGTCTACAAGGGCGTCACTCAAGGCGAACAGAACCAGAGTGAAGCGGCTATGGCCACCTACGATGATGTGGTGCGCCGCTTTGGTGATGCTGCCGAGCCTGCGCTGCGCGAGCTGGTCGCCAAGGCCATGTTCTACAAGGGCGTCACTCAAGGCGAACAGAACCAGAGTGAAGCCGCTATAGCCACCTACGATGATGTGGTGCGCCGCTTTGGTGATGCTGCCGAGCCTGCGCTGCGCGAGCTGGTCGCCAAGGCCATGGTCAACAAGGGCGTCACTCAAGGCGAACAGAACCAGAGTGAAGCCGCTATAGCCACCTACGATGATGTGGTGCGCCGCTTTGGTCATGCTACTGAGCCTGTGCTGCGCAAGCAGGTCGCCAAGGCCAAGGTCAACAAGGGCAGCATCCAAGCCCTGCTGAACCTGTGA